One genomic segment of Canis lupus baileyi chromosome 9, mCanLup2.hap1, whole genome shotgun sequence includes these proteins:
- the CHGA gene encoding chromogranin-A isoform X3 has product MRSAAVLALLLCAGQAIALPVSSPVNKGDTEVMKCIVEVISDTLSKPSPMPVSQECFETLRGGTDERILSILRHQNLLKELQDLALQGAKERAYQKKHSSSEDGLAEAPDKQNDQAEQKEVTGEASPKDAVEKREDSKETENDGDTDGARPQASQEPGRGPQVEGDSQAPGQQEAANTHSLASLPGQKHPDSQAEEDSEGLSQGLVDTEKGPGAEQGQQAKREEEEEEEETGEKAATEEENPTEALNPHPSLGHQETHRGWPEAQAVDEAGKTGAKEARPPEGEGEREHSRQEEEEEEEEEMAEAPRGLFRGGKNRELEQEQKEEQLSKDWEGAKRWRMDQLAKELTAKKGLQGEDEDDDPDRSMKLSFRARAYDFRGPGLPLRRGWRPTSREDSVEASLPLQVRGYVEEKKEEEGSANRRPEDQELETLMTIEAELEKVAQQLQALLRG; this is encoded by the exons ATGCGCTCCGCCGCCGTCCTGGCCCTTCTGCTGTGCGCCGGGCAAG ccATTGCCCTTCCTGTGAGCAGCCCGGTGAATAAAGGGGACACTGAG GTGATGAAGTGCATCGTTGAGGTCATCTCTGACACACTCTCCAAGCCCAGTCCCATGCCCGTCAGCCAGGAGTGTTTTGAGACACTCCGAGGAGGTACAG ATGAACGGATCCTCTCAATCCTGCGACATCAGAATTTGCTGAAAGAGCTCCAAGACCTTGCTCTCCAAG GTGCCAAGGAGAGGGCATATCAGAAGAAACACAGCAGTTCTGAGGATGGACTCGCAGAGGCTCCTGACAAGCAGAATGACCAGGCCGAGCAGAAAG AGGTGACGGGAGAGGCATCCCCCAAGGATGctgtggagaaaagagaggactctaaagagacagagaatgatGGAGACACAGACGGAGCCAGGCCCCAAGCCTCCCAGGAGCCTGGACGAGGGCCCCAGGTCGAGGGGGAcagccaggccccagggcagcaggaggctGCCAACACTCACTCCCTAGCCAGCCTTCCCGGCCAGAAACACCCAGACTCACAGGCCGAGGAAGACAGCGAGGGCCTCTCTCAGGGCCTGGTGGACACAGAGAAGGGCCCGGGTGCAGAGCAAGGGCAGCAGGCAAAgcgagaggaggaggaggaagaggaagagactggAGAGAAGGCTGCGACTGAGGAAGAAAACCCCACGGAGGCACTTAACCCCCACCCAAGCCTCGGCCACCAGGAGACCCACAGGG GTTGGCCCGAGGCTCAGGCTGTGGACGAAGCCGGGAAGACAGGGGCTAAGGAGGCTCGGCcccctgagggagagggagagcgggAGCACTCccggcaggaggaggaggaggaggaagaggaggagatggCAGAGGCCCCTCGAGGCCTCTTCCGGGGCGGGAAGAacagggagctggagcaggagcagaaggaggagcagctcTCCAAGGACTGGGAGGGTGCCAAGCGATGGAGGATGGACCAGCTGGCCAAGGAGCTGACGGCCAAgaaggggctgcagggggaggacGAGGACGACGACCCCGACCGTTCCATGAAGCTCTCCTTCCGCGCCCGGGCCTACGACTTCAGGGGGCCTGGGCTGCCGCTGCGTCGAGGCTGGAGGCCGACCTCCCGGGAGGACAGCGTGGAGGCGAGTCTGCCCCTCCAGGTGCGCGGCTAtgtggaggagaagaaggaggaggagggcagcgcCAACCGCAGGCCAGAG GACCAGGAGCTGGAGACCCTGATGACCATCgaggcagagctggagaaggTGGCCCAGCAGCTGCAGGCGCTGCTGCGGGGCTGA
- the CHGA gene encoding chromogranin-A isoform X2 — protein sequence MRSAAVLALLLCAGQAIALPVSSPVNKGDTEVMKCIVEVISDTLSKPSPMPVSQECFETLRGDERILSILRHQNLLKELQDLALQGAKERAYQKKHSSSEDGLAEAPDKQNDQAEQKEVTGEASPKDAVEKREDSKETENDGDTDGARPQASQEPGRGPQVEGDSQAPGQQEAANTHSLASLPGQKHPDSQAEEDSEGLSQGLVDTEKGPGAEQGQQAKREEEEEEEETGEKAATEEENPTEALNPHPSLGHQETHRGESWPEAQAVDEAGKTGAKEARPPEGEGEREHSRQEEEEEEEEEMAEAPRGLFRGGKNRELEQEQKEEQLSKDWEGAKRWRMDQLAKELTAKKGLQGEDEDDDPDRSMKLSFRARAYDFRGPGLPLRRGWRPTSREDSVEASLPLQVRGYVEEKKEEEGSANRRPEDQELETLMTIEAELEKVAQQLQALLRG from the exons ATGCGCTCCGCCGCCGTCCTGGCCCTTCTGCTGTGCGCCGGGCAAG ccATTGCCCTTCCTGTGAGCAGCCCGGTGAATAAAGGGGACACTGAG GTGATGAAGTGCATCGTTGAGGTCATCTCTGACACACTCTCCAAGCCCAGTCCCATGCCCGTCAGCCAGGAGTGTTTTGAGACACTCCGAGGAG ATGAACGGATCCTCTCAATCCTGCGACATCAGAATTTGCTGAAAGAGCTCCAAGACCTTGCTCTCCAAG GTGCCAAGGAGAGGGCATATCAGAAGAAACACAGCAGTTCTGAGGATGGACTCGCAGAGGCTCCTGACAAGCAGAATGACCAGGCCGAGCAGAAAG AGGTGACGGGAGAGGCATCCCCCAAGGATGctgtggagaaaagagaggactctaaagagacagagaatgatGGAGACACAGACGGAGCCAGGCCCCAAGCCTCCCAGGAGCCTGGACGAGGGCCCCAGGTCGAGGGGGAcagccaggccccagggcagcaggaggctGCCAACACTCACTCCCTAGCCAGCCTTCCCGGCCAGAAACACCCAGACTCACAGGCCGAGGAAGACAGCGAGGGCCTCTCTCAGGGCCTGGTGGACACAGAGAAGGGCCCGGGTGCAGAGCAAGGGCAGCAGGCAAAgcgagaggaggaggaggaagaggaagagactggAGAGAAGGCTGCGACTGAGGAAGAAAACCCCACGGAGGCACTTAACCCCCACCCAAGCCTCGGCCACCAGGAGACCCACAGGGGTGAGA GTTGGCCCGAGGCTCAGGCTGTGGACGAAGCCGGGAAGACAGGGGCTAAGGAGGCTCGGCcccctgagggagagggagagcgggAGCACTCccggcaggaggaggaggaggaggaagaggaggagatggCAGAGGCCCCTCGAGGCCTCTTCCGGGGCGGGAAGAacagggagctggagcaggagcagaaggaggagcagctcTCCAAGGACTGGGAGGGTGCCAAGCGATGGAGGATGGACCAGCTGGCCAAGGAGCTGACGGCCAAgaaggggctgcagggggaggacGAGGACGACGACCCCGACCGTTCCATGAAGCTCTCCTTCCGCGCCCGGGCCTACGACTTCAGGGGGCCTGGGCTGCCGCTGCGTCGAGGCTGGAGGCCGACCTCCCGGGAGGACAGCGTGGAGGCGAGTCTGCCCCTCCAGGTGCGCGGCTAtgtggaggagaagaaggaggaggagggcagcgcCAACCGCAGGCCAGAG GACCAGGAGCTGGAGACCCTGATGACCATCgaggcagagctggagaaggTGGCCCAGCAGCTGCAGGCGCTGCTGCGGGGCTGA
- the CHGA gene encoding chromogranin-A isoform X1: MRSAAVLALLLCAGQAIALPVSSPVNKGDTEVMKCIVEVISDTLSKPSPMPVSQECFETLRGGTDERILSILRHQNLLKELQDLALQGAKERAYQKKHSSSEDGLAEAPDKQNDQAEQKEVTGEASPKDAVEKREDSKETENDGDTDGARPQASQEPGRGPQVEGDSQAPGQQEAANTHSLASLPGQKHPDSQAEEDSEGLSQGLVDTEKGPGAEQGQQAKREEEEEEEETGEKAATEEENPTEALNPHPSLGHQETHRGESWPEAQAVDEAGKTGAKEARPPEGEGEREHSRQEEEEEEEEEMAEAPRGLFRGGKNRELEQEQKEEQLSKDWEGAKRWRMDQLAKELTAKKGLQGEDEDDDPDRSMKLSFRARAYDFRGPGLPLRRGWRPTSREDSVEASLPLQVRGYVEEKKEEEGSANRRPEDQELETLMTIEAELEKVAQQLQALLRG, from the exons ATGCGCTCCGCCGCCGTCCTGGCCCTTCTGCTGTGCGCCGGGCAAG ccATTGCCCTTCCTGTGAGCAGCCCGGTGAATAAAGGGGACACTGAG GTGATGAAGTGCATCGTTGAGGTCATCTCTGACACACTCTCCAAGCCCAGTCCCATGCCCGTCAGCCAGGAGTGTTTTGAGACACTCCGAGGAGGTACAG ATGAACGGATCCTCTCAATCCTGCGACATCAGAATTTGCTGAAAGAGCTCCAAGACCTTGCTCTCCAAG GTGCCAAGGAGAGGGCATATCAGAAGAAACACAGCAGTTCTGAGGATGGACTCGCAGAGGCTCCTGACAAGCAGAATGACCAGGCCGAGCAGAAAG AGGTGACGGGAGAGGCATCCCCCAAGGATGctgtggagaaaagagaggactctaaagagacagagaatgatGGAGACACAGACGGAGCCAGGCCCCAAGCCTCCCAGGAGCCTGGACGAGGGCCCCAGGTCGAGGGGGAcagccaggccccagggcagcaggaggctGCCAACACTCACTCCCTAGCCAGCCTTCCCGGCCAGAAACACCCAGACTCACAGGCCGAGGAAGACAGCGAGGGCCTCTCTCAGGGCCTGGTGGACACAGAGAAGGGCCCGGGTGCAGAGCAAGGGCAGCAGGCAAAgcgagaggaggaggaggaagaggaagagactggAGAGAAGGCTGCGACTGAGGAAGAAAACCCCACGGAGGCACTTAACCCCCACCCAAGCCTCGGCCACCAGGAGACCCACAGGGGTGAGA GTTGGCCCGAGGCTCAGGCTGTGGACGAAGCCGGGAAGACAGGGGCTAAGGAGGCTCGGCcccctgagggagagggagagcgggAGCACTCccggcaggaggaggaggaggaggaagaggaggagatggCAGAGGCCCCTCGAGGCCTCTTCCGGGGCGGGAAGAacagggagctggagcaggagcagaaggaggagcagctcTCCAAGGACTGGGAGGGTGCCAAGCGATGGAGGATGGACCAGCTGGCCAAGGAGCTGACGGCCAAgaaggggctgcagggggaggacGAGGACGACGACCCCGACCGTTCCATGAAGCTCTCCTTCCGCGCCCGGGCCTACGACTTCAGGGGGCCTGGGCTGCCGCTGCGTCGAGGCTGGAGGCCGACCTCCCGGGAGGACAGCGTGGAGGCGAGTCTGCCCCTCCAGGTGCGCGGCTAtgtggaggagaagaaggaggaggagggcagcgcCAACCGCAGGCCAGAG GACCAGGAGCTGGAGACCCTGATGACCATCgaggcagagctggagaaggTGGCCCAGCAGCTGCAGGCGCTGCTGCGGGGCTGA